Proteins encoded within one genomic window of Flavobacterium oreochromis:
- the rsmA gene encoding 16S rRNA (adenine(1518)-N(6)/adenine(1519)-N(6))-dimethyltransferase RsmA encodes MDKVRAKKHLGQHFLNDENIAGKIADALTLEGYNKVLEIGPGMGVLTKYLLDKPIDTYVIEIDTESVEYLKTHYLKLSNKILSEDFLRYDLTKVFGNESLAIIGNFPYNISSQIVFKVLEMRNQIPEFAGMFQKEVAERICEKKGSKTYGILSVLTQAFYETEYLFTVSEFVFTPPPKVKSGVMRMRRKEDYHLPCNEKLFFNVVKTAFNQRRKTLRNSLKSFNLSDHLRQDSIFDLRPEQISVEQFIELTQKIQADGV; translated from the coding sequence ATGGATAAAGTAAGAGCAAAAAAACACCTAGGACAGCATTTTCTAAATGATGAAAATATAGCTGGTAAAATAGCTGATGCACTGACATTAGAAGGTTATAATAAAGTACTAGAAATTGGTCCAGGTATGGGAGTATTAACCAAATATCTCCTTGATAAACCAATTGATACTTATGTAATTGAAATAGATACAGAATCAGTTGAATATCTTAAGACACACTATTTAAAATTATCAAATAAAATCCTATCAGAAGATTTTTTAAGATATGATTTAACAAAGGTTTTTGGGAATGAGTCTTTAGCCATTATTGGAAATTTTCCTTATAATATTTCTTCTCAAATCGTTTTTAAAGTATTAGAAATGCGTAATCAAATTCCTGAATTTGCAGGAATGTTTCAAAAAGAAGTTGCTGAACGTATTTGCGAGAAAAAAGGAAGTAAAACATATGGTATCTTATCTGTATTAACGCAAGCTTTTTATGAGACAGAGTATTTATTCACTGTTTCAGAATTTGTATTTACACCTCCTCCTAAAGTAAAATCAGGTGTTATGCGTATGCGCCGTAAAGAAGATTATCATTTACCTTGTAATGAAAAGTTGTTTTTCAATGTAGTAAAAACTGCGTTTAACCAAAGAAGAAAGACCCTAAGAAATAGTTTAAAATCATTTAATCTCTCGGACCATTTAAGACAAGATAGTATCTTTGACCTCCGTCCAGAACAAATATCAGTAGAGCAATTTATAGAACTCACTCAAAAAATTCAAGCAGATGGAGTTTAA
- a CDS encoding tetratricopeptide repeat protein, translated as MYTRQFDKALLLINELDESEGKTERRNQYRTEINRQTNINAGNKSDLEKAIETDPLNEENYLSLITKYSETNQEEKARQTIEKLQKNIPTSEWAAVFLFKYQINEGKDLEAFTTLETVLKSRKIDKKIKIKMFNEFLIFVSKNPIFENQLSKAISYFEGDPEFNVYKEVGKFYFKKKQWDSAIKNFEKSIILQKNDVEVALYLLISCDEKKDYSLMSKIATDYSDLFPNQPEFYYFAGKGNFQIKNYKKANDFLEIGLDYVVENPNLEINFLNLMSEVAVALGNSKKAEEWQKKATSIKNKTK; from the coding sequence ATGTATACTCGTCAATTTGACAAAGCCTTATTATTGATTAACGAATTAGATGAATCTGAAGGAAAAACCGAAAGAAGAAATCAATATCGAACAGAAATTAATAGACAAACAAATATTAATGCTGGAAATAAATCAGATTTAGAAAAAGCAATTGAAACAGACCCTCTAAATGAAGAAAATTACCTTTCTTTAATTACTAAATATTCTGAAACAAATCAAGAAGAAAAAGCTAGGCAAACTATTGAAAAACTTCAAAAAAATATACCTACTTCAGAATGGGCTGCTGTATTTCTATTTAAATACCAGATAAACGAAGGAAAAGATTTAGAAGCCTTTACTACACTCGAAACAGTTCTAAAAAGTAGAAAAATAGACAAAAAAATTAAAATTAAAATGTTCAATGAATTTTTAATTTTTGTTTCTAAAAATCCAATTTTTGAAAATCAATTATCAAAAGCCATTTCATATTTTGAAGGAGATCCAGAATTTAATGTATATAAAGAAGTAGGCAAATTTTACTTCAAAAAAAAGCAATGGGATTCAGCAATTAAAAATTTTGAAAAATCAATTATTCTTCAAAAAAACGATGTAGAAGTTGCCTTATATCTCCTTATCTCTTGTGATGAAAAAAAAGACTATTCTTTAATGTCAAAAATAGCTACAGACTACTCTGATCTATTCCCTAATCAACCTGAATTTTATTACTTTGCAGGAAAAGGAAATTTTCAAATAAAAAATTACAAAAAAGCTAACGATTTTTTAGAAATTGGACTAGATTACGTTGTAGAAAATCCTAATTTAGAAATTAATTTTCTTAATCTCATGAGCGAAGTTGCCGTTGCTTTAGGCAATTCAAAAAAAGCAGAAGAATGGCAAAAAAAAGCAACAAGTATTAAAAACAAAACAAAATGA
- a CDS encoding DUF4286 family protein codes for MIIYNVTVNIHESVHDQWLNWMQNKHIADVLGTGKFISARLVKVLVEEDMGGVTYAVQYLAENKEKLQSYYDNDAERMRKEGNELFGDKLLAFRTELEVVSEY; via the coding sequence ATGATTATATATAATGTTACTGTGAATATTCATGAGAGTGTTCATGATCAATGGTTAAACTGGATGCAAAACAAGCATATTGCAGATGTTTTAGGTACGGGTAAATTTATTTCTGCAAGATTAGTTAAAGTGTTGGTAGAAGAAGATATGGGAGGTGTTACCTACGCTGTCCAGTATTTAGCCGAAAACAAAGAAAAATTACAGAGTTACTATGACAATGATGCAGAGCGTATGCGTAAAGAAGGAAATGAATTATTTGGAGATAAGCTTTTAGCCTTTAGAACAGAGCTAGAAGTTGTTTCAGAGTATTAA
- a CDS encoding tetratricopeptide repeat protein, with amino-acid sequence MIDFGAGSNTVKLQVLKAHFEAFYLEHFENAKTILFKALDLPLNQYALADVKLELADVLLLDEKFNQAIIYYAQVEAELENDEIAHDANLKMAKASYYKGDFEWAKKQFEILKSSTSQLIANDAMELFLLISDNTVEDSTQVALKKFARADYLAYQNKQADALEAFKKILLEHKGESIEDDVLLKIGELYQNKEQYTEALNSYQQIIDKHSEEIYIDEALFFSAEIFRKFLQQPDKAKEFYEKIILNHPDSIYFVEAQMYYRKLRGDRNL; translated from the coding sequence TTGATTGATTTTGGGGCAGGTTCTAATACTGTTAAACTTCAAGTTTTAAAAGCACATTTTGAAGCTTTTTATTTAGAACATTTTGAAAATGCTAAAACCATATTATTTAAAGCATTAGATCTGCCTTTAAATCAGTATGCTCTAGCAGATGTTAAGTTAGAGTTAGCAGATGTATTGCTTCTTGATGAAAAATTTAATCAAGCCATTATTTACTATGCTCAAGTAGAAGCAGAATTAGAAAATGATGAAATTGCACATGATGCAAATTTAAAAATGGCAAAAGCGAGTTATTATAAAGGTGATTTTGAATGGGCTAAAAAACAATTTGAAATTCTGAAATCATCTACTTCTCAACTTATTGCAAATGATGCAATGGAATTATTTTTACTTATATCAGATAATACAGTAGAAGATTCTACTCAAGTAGCTTTAAAGAAATTTGCAAGAGCAGATTATTTAGCTTACCAAAATAAGCAAGCAGATGCTTTAGAAGCTTTTAAGAAAATTCTTTTAGAGCACAAAGGTGAAAGTATTGAGGATGATGTTTTGTTGAAAATAGGAGAATTATATCAAAATAAAGAACAATATACAGAAGCATTAAACAGTTATCAGCAAATTATTGATAAACATTCAGAAGAAATCTATATAGATGAAGCTTTGTTTTTTAGTGCAGAAATTTTTAGAAAATTTCTTCAGCAACCAGATAAAGCAAAGGAGTTTTATGAAAAAATTATACTCAATCATCCAGATAGCATTTATTTTGTAGAAGCACAGATGTACTACCGTAAATTAAGAGGGGACCGTAATTTATAA
- the dut gene encoding dUTP diphosphatase: MEIRIVNKSKHALPHYETDLSAGMDLRANLEESITIPPLGRILIKTGLFIELPQGYEAQIRPRSGLALKKGITVLNSPGTIDADYRGEIGIILVNLSNDFFEIEDGERIAQLVIAKHERIFWHPVEVLSDTDRGEGGFGSTGLK; encoded by the coding sequence ATGGAAATAAGAATTGTAAATAAATCAAAACATGCCCTACCACATTATGAAACTGATTTATCAGCTGGAATGGATTTAAGGGCTAATTTAGAAGAATCAATAACAATACCCCCTCTTGGAAGAATACTAATAAAAACAGGTTTATTTATAGAACTACCGCAAGGTTATGAAGCACAAATAAGACCAAGAAGTGGATTAGCTCTTAAAAAAGGGATTACAGTATTAAATTCTCCTGGAACTATAGATGCTGATTATCGTGGTGAAATAGGCATCATTTTAGTCAATTTATCAAATGATTTTTTTGAAATTGAAGATGGTGAACGTATTGCTCAATTAGTAATAGCTAAACATGAACGTATTTTTTGGCATCCTGTAGAAGTACTTTCTGACACAGACAGAGGCGAAGGAGGTTTTGGAAGTACAGGTTTAAAATAA
- a CDS encoding lysophospholipid acyltransferase family protein, whose product MLKLISYPLSILFGISFFLCLLIFHPIQWFCLKFFGYNAHKKSVAILNAFLVRTTHILGTTYKIKGIENIPKNKPLIIVANHQSLYDIPPFIWFLRKCHPKFISKKELGKGIPSVSFNLRHGGSGLIDRKDPKQALPEIKRVAEYINENNYAIVIFPEGTRSKTGVPKPFSINGLKMLYKFAPDAYFLPVTINNSWKMTRYGQFPLGLGSNIEHIIHPPLKISDFSFDEIFEKTETIIKEHIK is encoded by the coding sequence ATGCTAAAACTTATATCTTATCCATTATCAATCCTATTCGGGATATCATTCTTTCTTTGTTTACTTATTTTCCATCCTATCCAATGGTTTTGTCTAAAATTCTTCGGATACAATGCACACAAAAAGAGTGTAGCCATCCTAAATGCTTTTCTAGTTAGAACTACTCACATTTTAGGAACTACTTATAAAATAAAAGGAATTGAAAACATTCCTAAAAACAAACCGCTTATTATAGTAGCTAATCATCAAAGTTTATACGATATCCCTCCTTTTATATGGTTTTTGCGTAAATGTCATCCTAAATTCATTAGCAAAAAAGAATTAGGAAAAGGAATTCCAAGTGTTTCTTTTAATTTACGCCATGGTGGCTCTGGTCTAATAGACAGAAAAGACCCGAAACAAGCCCTACCTGAAATAAAACGAGTAGCTGAATATATTAATGAAAATAATTATGCTATTGTAATATTTCCAGAAGGAACAAGGAGTAAAACAGGAGTTCCAAAACCTTTTTCAATAAATGGGCTAAAAATGCTTTATAAATTCGCACCTGATGCCTATTTTTTACCTGTAACCATTAATAACTCATGGAAAATGACTCGTTATGGTCAATTTCCACTAGGTTTAGGCAGTAATATTGAACATATTATCCATCCTCCTCTAAAAATATCTGATTTTAGTTTTGATGAAATATTTGAAAAAACTGAAACTATAATCAAAGAACACATAAAATAA
- a CDS encoding sugar phosphate nucleotidyltransferase has product MKIIVPMAGRGSRLRPHTLTVPKPLIPIAGKPIVHRLVEDIAKVINQDIEEIAFIIHESFGKKVEEELVAIAENLGAKGTIYYQNEALGTGHAIMCAKESLSGPTVIAYADTLFKADFTLDTAADSVIWVKQVDNPDAFGVIKLNESNEIIELVEKSSTFVSDLAVIGIYYFKDIAILKDELQAVLDNNIIHGGEYQINDGIKQMMDKGMKFVPGKVDEWMDCGNKNVTVETNSRMLNFLHAEGENMIASSARIENTTIIPPCFIGEDVVLTNSTVGPNVSLGKSTHLTNVTIKNSLVQTHAHLRNANLDNAMIGNHATFDGNFKSISIGDYSTLE; this is encoded by the coding sequence ATGAAAATTATTGTACCTATGGCAGGTCGTGGCTCACGCCTTCGCCCGCATACACTTACAGTTCCTAAACCATTAATTCCTATTGCTGGCAAACCTATTGTACATCGTTTAGTAGAAGATATTGCTAAAGTAATCAATCAAGACATTGAAGAAATTGCCTTCATTATACATGAGAGCTTTGGTAAAAAAGTAGAAGAAGAATTAGTTGCTATAGCGGAAAACTTGGGCGCAAAAGGAACTATCTATTATCAAAATGAAGCATTAGGTACAGGACATGCTATCATGTGTGCTAAAGAATCCCTTTCAGGACCTACTGTTATTGCATACGCTGATACCCTTTTCAAAGCTGATTTTACATTAGATACAGCTGCTGATAGTGTAATTTGGGTAAAACAAGTAGATAATCCAGACGCTTTTGGTGTAATTAAATTGAACGAATCAAATGAAATCATTGAACTTGTAGAAAAATCTTCAACTTTCGTTTCAGATCTAGCAGTTATTGGAATCTATTATTTTAAAGACATTGCCATCTTAAAAGACGAACTACAAGCTGTATTAGATAATAATATCATTCATGGTGGCGAATACCAGATCAATGATGGTATTAAACAAATGATGGATAAAGGAATGAAGTTTGTTCCTGGAAAAGTTGACGAATGGATGGACTGTGGAAATAAAAACGTAACAGTAGAAACTAATAGCAGAATGTTGAATTTTTTACATGCAGAAGGTGAAAACATGATAGCTAGCTCTGCTCGTATTGAAAACACTACAATTATCCCTCCTTGTTTTATTGGAGAAGATGTAGTATTAACTAACTCAACTGTAGGCCCTAATGTATCATTAGGAAAATCAACACATTTAACAAATGTTACAATCAAAAACAGTTTAGTTCAAACACATGCTCATTTACGCAATGCTAACTTAGATAATGCCATGATTGGCAACCATGCTACTTTTGATGGTAATTTCAAAAGTATAAGTATAGGCGATTATTCTACACTAGAGTAA
- a CDS encoding tetratricopeptide repeat protein translates to MKKIIQIVLFWPLLTLGQVYTVTPPPGGNPQVAMPPNNNPNEYLAQNYFDRGEFDKAVVIYEELLKRQPNNYSFFQKLVFCYQQLKQFEKSEVLIQEKLKKTKYPNLYVELGYNYQLQKEQDLADRNYKIAISKINENPNNVYGIAREFEQKVLLGQAVEAYTLAQKLNSEANFDYQIALLQGQLGNIDLMIESLVDYAHKFPNNLVLVQNQLNRFLTEDHTKTFADTLRKSLLLRTQKNQDLFWNEFMSWFFINQKEYSKAFIQEKAIYRRNPESFNNLFNLARLASQEKEIDTERDILNFILEHATQSDVQLQVNYSLLKIDIDRAKKKNTHLLRKD, encoded by the coding sequence ATGAAGAAAATAATTCAAATAGTATTGTTTTGGCCTTTGTTAACTTTAGGTCAAGTATATACGGTGACACCTCCTCCTGGAGGAAATCCGCAAGTGGCTATGCCTCCAAATAATAATCCGAATGAATACCTAGCTCAAAATTATTTTGATCGAGGTGAGTTTGATAAAGCGGTTGTTATTTATGAAGAATTGCTAAAAAGACAACCAAATAATTATTCCTTTTTTCAAAAATTAGTTTTTTGCTATCAGCAATTAAAGCAGTTTGAAAAATCAGAAGTATTAATTCAAGAAAAGTTAAAAAAGACAAAATACCCTAATCTATATGTAGAATTGGGTTATAACTATCAACTTCAAAAAGAACAAGATTTAGCTGATAGAAATTATAAAATAGCGATTAGCAAGATAAATGAAAATCCTAATAATGTATACGGTATTGCACGTGAATTTGAACAAAAAGTATTACTTGGACAAGCAGTAGAAGCCTACACATTAGCACAAAAATTAAATTCAGAGGCTAATTTTGATTATCAAATAGCTTTGTTGCAAGGACAATTAGGAAACATTGACTTGATGATTGAATCATTAGTAGATTATGCTCATAAATTTCCTAATAACTTAGTATTAGTGCAAAACCAACTGAATCGTTTTTTAACAGAAGATCATACTAAAACTTTTGCCGATACCTTACGCAAATCATTACTATTACGAACTCAAAAGAATCAAGATTTATTTTGGAATGAGTTTATGAGTTGGTTTTTTATTAACCAAAAAGAATATAGTAAGGCTTTTATTCAAGAAAAGGCAATATATCGTCGTAATCCTGAAAGTTTTAATAACCTATTTAATTTAGCGCGATTAGCTTCGCAGGAAAAAGAAATAGATACAGAACGGGATATTTTAAACTTTATATTAGAACACGCTACGCAGTCTGATGTACAATTACAAGTTAATTATAGTTTGTTAAAAATAGATATTGATCGAGCAAAAAAGAAGAATACCCATCTATTACGGAAAGACTAA
- a CDS encoding DUF4292 domain-containing protein — translation MIKRIISTVSIISLLVSCKAKQNLVVPQENKTPIITETVKNVIINHENLKRDFKTAYIKSNVDYKDEKQSLSVSADIRIKKNETILITLKMLGFTGAKALLTPTSVKYYEKIGGKFFDGDYKMLSNWLGTELNFQKIQNLLLGKAIDDLFLGKYIMTKENNNPKLEEVTEGNFIKSYLFDSNHFWLNKQEIKQIEPDRKMIVRYADYNLASEAILPMELAIFAIQGNKSTEIVIQNKSVSFNEELTFPYSVPKGYDPIKIN, via the coding sequence ATGATCAAAAGGATTATAAGTACAGTAAGTATAATATCATTATTAGTTTCTTGTAAAGCCAAACAAAATCTTGTTGTTCCCCAAGAAAACAAGACTCCTATTATCACAGAAACTGTAAAAAATGTGATAATAAACCATGAAAATCTAAAGAGAGATTTTAAAACTGCGTATATAAAGTCAAATGTAGACTATAAAGATGAAAAGCAGTCATTAAGTGTATCCGCTGATATTCGTATTAAAAAAAATGAAACAATACTCATAACATTAAAAATGCTAGGATTTACAGGAGCAAAAGCTTTACTAACCCCTACATCTGTAAAATATTATGAAAAAATAGGAGGCAAGTTTTTTGATGGAGACTACAAAATGCTAAGTAATTGGTTAGGAACTGAACTAAACTTTCAAAAAATTCAAAACTTACTTTTAGGAAAGGCTATTGATGATCTTTTTCTAGGAAAATACATTATGACTAAAGAAAATAATAATCCGAAACTAGAAGAAGTTACAGAAGGAAATTTTATAAAATCTTATCTTTTTGATTCTAACCATTTTTGGTTAAACAAGCAAGAAATTAAGCAAATAGAACCCGATCGAAAAATGATAGTCCGTTATGCAGACTATAATTTAGCTTCGGAAGCTATTTTACCAATGGAACTTGCTATTTTTGCAATTCAGGGTAATAAGAGTACAGAAATTGTAATACAAAATAAATCTGTTTCATTTAATGAAGAACTTACATTCCCGTATAGTGTACCCAAGGGTTATGACCCAATAAAAATTAATTAA
- a CDS encoding oligosaccharide flippase family protein: MATVLPRMISFLLNPLYVKKLPKAEFADVSIIFAYLVFFNVVLSYGMETAFFRFYNQEKNKKNVFKTSLVSLFWSSIFFLAFSLIFRESIAHFINVKKSISLILFGY, from the coding sequence TTGGCTACAGTCTTACCTCGTATGATTAGTTTTTTATTGAATCCTCTATATGTAAAAAAATTACCGAAAGCAGAATTTGCTGATGTTTCTATAATTTTTGCTTATCTAGTGTTTTTCAATGTAGTATTATCCTATGGAATGGAAACTGCATTTTTTAGATTTTATAATCAAGAAAAGAATAAGAAAAATGTTTTTAAAACATCATTAGTTTCTCTTTTTTGGTCTTCTATTTTTTTTCTAGCTTTTTCTTTAATTTTTAGGGAAAGTATAGCACATTTCATCAATGTAAAAAAGAGTATATCACTTATACTATTTGGATATTAG
- a CDS encoding murein hydrolase activator EnvC family protein, producing MLKYILSFIFTFSTIIVWSQEEDRQRKLEEQKARIQEEIRQKERLLGEQKKKEKDVTKIVAQQKEKIDLQLKLIRTTEKQKKVLGNSMYINQIKVNQLKKDLQVLKEDYAEMIEKSYKSRSEQSRAMFILSADNFLQAYKRGQYMKQYSSFRKMQGEEIKSKTKDLESYNAKLGAQKKQKEKLIAVSEKEKKDLEIERQEQERLLSSIKKDKKKIIAEIRKKQKESRAIERQIERLIREAIAAANKKAGNTTNTTTFVLTPEAKELANDFRSNRGRLPWPVEKGALTKRFGRQPHPLEPSIMIESSGIEISSEKGSQARAVFGGEVSDVQMAANGTATVVIRHGDYITSYSNLSGVNVSKGQKVSTKQTLGGIHFNSFTGKAVLKFYIYQNTTKLNPQSWIKGL from the coding sequence ATGTTAAAATACATCTTATCCTTTATTTTTACTTTCAGCACTATCATTGTCTGGTCACAGGAAGAAGATAGACAGCGTAAATTAGAAGAGCAAAAAGCTAGAATTCAAGAAGAAATTCGTCAAAAAGAACGTTTATTAGGTGAGCAAAAGAAAAAAGAAAAAGATGTAACAAAAATTGTAGCTCAACAAAAAGAGAAAATCGATTTACAACTAAAATTAATTCGTACTACAGAAAAACAAAAAAAAGTGTTAGGAAATAGTATGTATATTAATCAAATAAAGGTAAACCAATTAAAAAAGGATTTACAAGTTTTAAAAGAAGATTATGCTGAAATGATTGAAAAATCATACAAAAGTCGTTCTGAACAAAGTAGAGCTATGTTTATTTTATCTGCTGATAATTTTTTACAAGCTTACAAAAGAGGGCAATACATGAAGCAATACTCAAGCTTCAGAAAAATGCAAGGTGAAGAAATAAAAAGTAAAACAAAAGATTTAGAAAGTTATAACGCTAAACTGGGAGCACAAAAAAAGCAAAAAGAAAAATTAATTGCAGTAAGTGAAAAAGAAAAAAAAGATCTTGAAATAGAACGTCAAGAACAAGAAAGATTATTAAGCAGTATCAAGAAAGATAAAAAGAAGATCATTGCTGAAATTCGTAAAAAACAAAAAGAATCACGTGCCATTGAACGTCAAATAGAGCGTTTAATACGTGAAGCTATTGCTGCAGCCAATAAAAAAGCGGGAAACACTACAAATACTACAACTTTTGTTTTAACACCTGAAGCTAAAGAATTAGCAAACGATTTTCGTTCAAATCGTGGTCGATTACCTTGGCCTGTAGAAAAAGGAGCCTTAACCAAACGTTTTGGTCGTCAGCCCCATCCTCTAGAACCTTCTATTATGATTGAGAGTAGTGGAATTGAAATTTCTTCTGAAAAAGGATCACAAGCTCGCGCTGTTTTTGGTGGAGAAGTAAGTGATGTACAAATGGCCGCTAACGGAACTGCAACAGTTGTTATTAGACATGGAGACTATATAACTTCTTATTCCAATCTTAGCGGAGTAAATGTTAGTAAAGGACAAAAAGTAAGTACCAAACAAACCTTGGGAGGTATTCACTTTAATAGCTTTACAGGAAAAGCAGTTTTGAAATTTTATATTTATCAAAACACGACAAAATTAAACCCTCAATCTTGGATTAAAGGTTTATAA
- a CDS encoding tetratricopeptide repeat protein — protein sequence MNKIIYQLACFILAASTYTLVAQANPEDIVSASDTFEEAFYESLKQKGIENYDKAIFELEKCLQLQPNNAVIYHELGKNYYFKKEYLSAEEAYKKATEIDPKTNGTGLIYTMFITIQKTTIKEY from the coding sequence ATGAATAAAATAATATACCAACTGGCCTGTTTCATATTAGCAGCCAGCACATACACTCTAGTAGCTCAAGCAAACCCTGAAGATATTGTATCTGCTAGTGATACTTTTGAAGAAGCGTTTTATGAATCATTAAAACAAAAAGGAATTGAAAATTATGACAAAGCAATTTTTGAATTAGAAAAATGCTTACAACTCCAACCTAATAATGCTGTGATTTATCATGAATTAGGTAAAAATTATTATTTCAAGAAGGAATATCTATCAGCTGAAGAAGCGTATAAAAAAGCAACAGAAATAGATCCAAAAACAAATGGAACTGGATTGATTTATACGATGTTTATTACAATACAAAAAACTACAATCAAGGAATATTAA
- a CDS encoding lipopolysaccharide biosynthesis protein — MKILNVIINFGLNIFFLLILPLISKENPLSTLYFEHFQVGYIFISNVLASLFTLAMLSNHYIKREGAFDKELWIKMIQYGLPILFAGIGFAINEHFDKILLEKLHVSKSDIGAYSACYKLGMFMVLFRTAYTLGIEPFFFSHAKNEDAPKTYATITKYFVISGSFILLFVIVFIDILKQPLVPNPAYWDAIKVVPLIVLANFCLGIYTNLSVWYKLTDKTYIGAIISLTGALLTLICNFLLVPSMSYYGSAIATIVAYGSMMFISYYLGQKKYPIPYEVNKIRNYIGVAIILSALSFYIPFYVKAIFLEYLP, encoded by the coding sequence ATTAAAATTTTAAATGTGATTATTAATTTTGGCTTAAATATTTTTTTCTTACTAATACTACCATTAATTTCAAAAGAAAATCCTCTAAGCACCCTTTACTTTGAACATTTTCAAGTAGGATATATATTTATTTCAAACGTTTTAGCTAGTTTATTTACTTTAGCAATGTTATCTAATCATTACATAAAAAGAGAAGGTGCTTTTGATAAAGAATTATGGATTAAAATGATTCAATATGGTTTACCAATTCTTTTTGCAGGAATTGGTTTTGCAATTAATGAACATTTTGACAAGATCTTATTAGAAAAACTACACGTTTCTAAATCTGATATTGGTGCTTATTCTGCTTGTTATAAATTAGGAATGTTTATGGTTTTATTTCGTACAGCCTATACATTAGGGATAGAACCTTTCTTCTTCAGCCACGCTAAAAATGAAGATGCTCCTAAAACTTACGCTACTATCACTAAATATTTTGTTATTTCAGGATCTTTTATTTTACTTTTTGTAATTGTATTCATCGATATTTTAAAACAACCATTAGTTCCTAATCCAGCTTACTGGGATGCAATTAAGGTAGTACCATTAATTGTCTTAGCTAATTTCTGTTTAGGAATATACACTAATTTATCCGTATGGTATAAATTAACAGATAAAACATACATAGGTGCAATTATATCATTAACAGGTGCTTTACTAACCTTAATTTGTAACTTTTTATTGGTTCCTTCAATGAGCTATTATGGATCAGCTATTGCAACTATCGTTGCTTATGGAAGTATGATGTTTATCTCTTATTATTTAGGACAAAAAAAATATCCAATACCTTATGAAGTCAATAAAATTAGAAATTATATAGGAGTAGCCATTATATTATCCGCTTTATCATTTTACATCCCTTTTTACGTAAAAGCTATATTTTTGGAATATTTGCCTTAA
- a CDS encoding BrxA/BrxB family bacilliredoxin: MYPEEMVKPMREELTSNGFQNLYTADDVKNAITATGTTLVVVNSVCGCAARNARPGAIMSLSGEKKPNQLITVFAGVDKEAVDAAREQMFPFPPSSPAMALFKNGELVHMLERHHIEGRPAEIIAENLKDAYSEFC; the protein is encoded by the coding sequence ATGTATCCAGAAGAAATGGTAAAACCAATGCGTGAAGAATTAACTAGCAACGGTTTTCAAAATTTATATACAGCAGATGATGTAAAAAATGCCATTACAGCGACAGGTACAACACTCGTTGTAGTAAACTCTGTTTGTGGTTGTGCAGCTCGTAACGCTCGACCAGGAGCCATAATGAGTTTATCAGGTGAAAAGAAACCAAATCAATTAATTACGGTCTTCGCAGGCGTTGATAAAGAAGCTGTCGATGCTGCTCGTGAACAAATGTTTCCTTTCCCTCCTTCTTCACCAGCAATGGCTCTATTCAAAAATGGTGAATTAGTACATATGTTAGAACGCCATCATATAGAAGGACGCCCAGCAGAAATTATCGCTGAAAACTTAAAAGATGCTTATAGCGAATTTTGCTAA